The window TCATATAGTTATGAACAGGAAGATATCGACCTTGTAAAAATAATCTGTACTGCAGGTGTGTTTTTGAATCTTTATCTTGGTAGATGAAGCAATAAAGTACCTGTCCTGTTAGCGTTGAGTGGACATTGGCTCCAAGGCAGAGGGTCCTGGAAGGAGTTGAAGAGATACCACATGATCCAAGCCATGATGGTGTTATAGTACATACCCACCAGAAATGAGACAAATAAAGACGCAACACCTgcaacaagacaaaacaaatatattatgttgttttgaatgtttgtgcaaaactcttttctttttaaatatggTGCATTATAGCCATCACTATATAAAAGTCTACAACAAACGtgcatgatttgttttttttacccacCAACTCCAGTAAGATACGGGTTGATTGACCGCCACACTCCCACACTGCCTTTTCTCAGGCGCTGCCCGATGGCAAACTCCAGGTGCAGGAGTGGGATTCCCTCCAGAACCAGCAGGATAAGGAATGGGATCATAAACGCTCCTAGAAGTATTAGCAGTGTTACATTGTGTTAATAACGTGGTGAGTCATTGACTTTATTCAGCACTTtaacaaaggaaagaaaatattcaGCTGTAAAATTAATTCACAAAAGTACTCAAACAGTAAAATGCACTGCACACGTTTCATTACCCACACTGGGTAATACATATACTAAGAATACAGCTTAGCTGTTTacttaatttaaataatatatactttatttaaaaatatatgcatttaCAAAACTACATGAAAAGTAATCCTAGTAGTTTGCAGCAGTGTATCAGCGATAAAGTTCTTGCTCTTGTGATAAATTGTTCAGgtgttaaatgattttaaacTTTAGGGGTCTCTGAGAAACAGGCATTTCTATAATTTAAAACTTGTTAGAGAGATAAATTATCTCAACAAATGTAGTGCTGAGACAGTCCAACTGTGTGTACTGCTACAAATCAGTATCCTTTTCCCTCTGCAGGAGTCCTACATCTCTTTTAAACATACAACAAATGGTCCCAGCTCACCcgcattttatttttccactcaAAAACCAATTTTAATGCAAATACACATCTAGTCCTTTTTAATAATTCATACACACTGTCGATTTTCTGTAACTCATCTCAACTTACCTCCTCCGTGACTTTGACACAGGTAAGGGAACCTCCAGACATTGCCGAGACCCACACAAAAGCCCACACAGGTCAGCAGGTACTGGGCTTTGTTGTCCCACTTGGGTCTGTCCCCTGCTTCCTCCTTTTCCATCGTCTCCAGTTCCACATGGGACAGGATTCTGTCGTCCAGTCCTGGGTTTGGTATCTTCAACTTCATGGTGAGTTTTTATGAATTTCACTGGTCACAAAATTGAAATATGCAGCCGCTGAGTTTCCCTTTGGTGTCCAGTTGTTGGTTTTCTACTCTGTTGCAAATGTTCACGTGTCCTTCCTGAAGCAGCCTCTGTTGTGGAAAGGGTAATGATCCTGCAGTggctgtctctgtctccctcaccCCTACTGTGTGTCCCCTGCAGGGGTACTGAGACATGTACTGTGAAACATGACACTTAAATTGCAGTTATGAATGGCTCATTACAGTCCGTGTTGTATTATGTAATGTCAGCAAGTTAAGGCGGAAAAAGGTGAAACCTTCTTGATAATGTTTAATACGTCACATGAGGTGGCATCACCAGCACGTTTCCCTGAGAGATAAGTTTGATACCCAGGAACTGCTGCAGCATGATGTGATGGGAACAAATGAGATGCCTTTATTTACAGGCCATTCTAAAGGTTGAGACAGCGCATTGTTTTAGCTGTTCATGTGCTATATCACTAATCTAATCTTACATTGCATAAAACACGTTTaatatatgattttatttatggCCAGCAGCAAAACAGACATGGTTACATAAACTTTTGTTAGTGTCACTTTGTTTAACATAAAGAATAAATGATACACTTCAATAACAGGCAACATCCATCAAAGCTTATCTGAACCATCAGGCCACGCCTTTTCGGGGCCTTGAGAAATCAGATGATTCATTGCAAAAGGTGTGAAAAATGATAAATTTAATCCTCATCGTCTTAGATTGGATGTGCCTGTGACCACACAGTACACtaagaattttaaattttatgtgCAATGAAAATTACAGTATTATATGCACATTTGTCTATATGTGTAATTTGTATGTCCATATATTGACTTTGGgatttgtaatttgtaattttacaatttgtttttaattgtgtatATTTGGACACTTTACGTGATATGTGGGTTCACATAATAGTTTTGATAACAAATCTGTGTGGGAAGTTTAGgtatatgttatgttatataCATGTGAGATGGAGTATATGTATTTGTTCATTGGGATGTTTTGTCTTTAACAAGTTGAAACTATTAAgggtttctgctgctttaattgCTGAATGATTTCACCTGTTTCCCTGTTGAAACATCACAGCCCATTGGCTGTGGATAATATATTAGCATGTGGCTTTGGATTACTGGATATTGGATACTGAAAATGCTGTAGTTAGCCAAGgttataaaatgtcaaactagaGATGAAGATAGAAATGGGGGACAATGGCAAGAAATGGAGAAATGCCTCTTAAATTAACAGTTAGAGGAAAGTGGATCCACTGGATTGGGTCTTTGAAGTGAGTTGTACCACATCATCCAGGCAATGACAGTGTTGTAGTACATGCCCATCAAGAATGACACTGTCATGGATGCAATATCTGTAACAGGGTGAAAGAAACAACAGTGTTGACAAATGCAACAAATCTGTCATGACTCTTACCTGGTGATCGTCTGGTCATCAGCCTGTTCTGCTGCATCTGAATCTACCACATTTAAATAGAAATGGATAATTTTTCAACTCACTTGAAAACTCTCATCGTGTACAGTTACTAAGCTTTTCACACTTGCTATTTGAAGCATCTGCAgaaacagtgacacaaagagtaGAATGGTAACTAATGAGCACATgaaacttttattgtttccattATCATGCACGACATTGCACGTGGATTAGGCTCAGGGGGGAAAGTTCAGTGTGCTGTCAGGACTTTTTCAGATAGCAGATATCTAAATAAGCTGATATGTAGAAGCTGAATGACGCAACAAATTGTTTCCTCATGAAGAATCATTTCAGTCTTCAGTTGTATCACCTTCGTATGTTATGTACTTTTGTTTCAAGATTGCTTCTAAAACTTTCTTTAATCAGGGTAAAATCTCTTTTTAAGGTTTTCATAACACGTCAGACACACCAGTGAGGAAAGAAGTACTGataccacagtgtaataatactTTGTTACAAGTAAATGTctacatttaaaatttaattttatcaaAAGTACACTACTGTGATTAAGTATTTAGCCTAAAGAAAATGTTgcacttcatttattttatgtatttttaggTATTGGCATCTGTGCTTATTTGGCTGATGCAAACTACATTTCttgcattattttaatttattctatAGAGAAGATAACACTAGTTCCCTATAATGCATTATTAtattagttttcattttccaatATGAGAATTTCTTCATTTCAGCTAAAGATAAGGAGAACTTAGACACAGGTAAGTGAACCTCCAGATGTTACCAAGTCCCAAGTCATTGTTGCTGGCTATCATATGGCATGAGTACTTATAGCGTCTATGCCTTTGTACATTTCACCTCAGATATCGTCTTTCTATCTTTCTAATTATCTTTTTATCTCCACCATCTTGGGGGCACAGAGTGGACATGGGTATTGGCCATAGTAGAAAATCTCTTTTCATACACCATCAATAATTAATAGTCAGTGATAATTTTGGCAcctgattttgatttaaattaaaaaataagaataatataATTCAGTCTCTTTCAGTCAAGTTTTTGTGAGTATTTGgtcatttgatttttgttagTCTAGTCTAGTTTAGCATTATTACTATCTCAATGACATTTTAGTCTAAGTTCCTCTGCATATTGAGGCTACAATTGTCGCCATCTGTGTTGTGTGCAGTTACTATGGTGACCAGTGTGGTGACACAGCGTCAGCAGAGCAGCCGGTGTGAGGGTGAATGATTGTATGGcagcatcagtgtgtttgtgaatgagcGAGTATCGTAAAGTCTGTTAAGTGCATAGAAAAGTGCCATATAAGCCCATTTGTCTAATGGTCTGTGGATTGTCGATGCCTTTAGTTCATAAACACGTTTCTTCCAACAAACACCAACAGCAGATGATACACAGTTACTGAAACTAGAATGAGATTAATCCGAGACTTTTCAGGAAACTTACTGAACAAGATTTACAGTGTTTGACTTAGACACTTTGCATTAGATGGTCCGTGATTAGACCGACTTCATGTCAAGAATACGTCCGTCTTTACCATTTTCACTTGtttataaacaaaacatttcacagctgTTGTGTAATCTTGTTTctatgtgaaaaatgtgttttcagtgacaaaaTAACAGATTAACAGGATGTGTCGAGATTGTTGTCGTATGCAGAACTTGACATGTTCATATATTGGGGCTATGTGCAccattgtaaaataataaacGTGTGTTCAGTTGATATTTAACTAATAATGTACCTTCTACTCCTACTTCTAAGACAGTTTCTTAAATTAATTCATATTCCTTTAGTTCTTTGATGTGACTTTTGAAGATACACAACATTTTAAGGAGTCCATTTAAAATGACCGACCTGAGAGTGGATGTGCTTTGACTGGTTTAGCCTGAGCTTTGACTAGTTTAGCCTGAGTTTTGACTGGTTTAGCCTGAGCTTTGACTAGTTTAGCCTGAGTTTTGACTGGTTTAGCCTGAGCTTTGACTAGTTTAGCCTGAGTTTTGACTGGTTTAGCCTGAACTTTGATTGGTTTAGCCTGAGCTTTGACTGGTTTAGCCTGAGCTTTGACTGGTTTAGCCTGAGTTTTGACTGGTTTAGCCTGAGCTTTGACTGGTTTAGCCTGAGCTTTGACTGGTTTAGCCTGAGCTTTGACTGGTTTAGCCTGAGTTTTGACTGGTTTAGCCTGAGCTTTGACTGGTTTAGCCTGAGCTTTGACTGGTTTAGCCTGAGCTTTGACTGGTTTAGCCTGAGCTTTGACTGGTTTAGCCTGAGCTTTGACTGGTTTAGCCTGAGTTGAGCAGATGACATCACACACAGTGAGCTGGTGTGTGAGGACCTCTTTGCAGTTAACGTTTTACCTCACCACCtcacaacaacacaataaagaAGCACGCTGCACTCTGTTTGGTCACTTAGCTCAAAAATAACATCTTTATGCCCTCTAGTGGTAACGAGTAAGTATTTCTCATGGATTTACTGTAACGACATTACACAATAAATCCTGTATACACACTGATGATGGTTGTTAGGGCACAGGACAGGGCCtattacatatacatacataacatAGTAAACAGTGAATGAACTGCCTTTATATCCTGCACCATTAATGAAAACACTATATGCCTTGTGGACAACCTGTTCTGCCAGACTGAGGCCTATTATTAAACCTCACAATAAAtgaccttcactttctcttCTCATGTTGTTGTCCACCCAACAAACACCACCTGTGTTTTAGATTCATCTCTGACCTTTAGCCTCAGcatcaacaaacaacaaacagaagatGATTAAAGTAGTAGCTGTTTACACAGGCAACTGAATATAGAAGCTGGTGCAGGTTTGGTGACGCTTGTTCATTTTGTTCTGTTAAAATGTAGTCGAGATGtattttcagtcacattttcacaaaGGAAAGGAGAGTAGTTGTTAATACTATTAATATTTACACCTGTGCATTTTATTCAGTTAATGTTAATCAGTTATAAAGTAATTCTAATAATTAATGTGAATTACAATTCATACTCTTTATTAATAGAAGTAACCATGGTAACGCCACAAAGATGGCgttaaaatgtttatatttaacaaAACCTATATTTGAAGTCAGACTGGTTGGatggacatttttattaaaagactTCAGGACTAAAACCACATCAAGCTCATTGGCCACAAATGTGTCACCTGCACTTTAGATGTTTGGCCACAAGAGGCTGCTCTTTGTTTGCATCCTGCAAAACTTAGAACAACAAATACTGATTGTATTATTCTCCTCTGGTCGTGACGTGTGTGTTCAGATGAACAGTGCTCTTATAGAAAATGTCTCAGCTCTCTGTAATATTGTTATCGAcacattgttattgttattgttattagtcTACTCTAATAGCGCCATAACTCACAGTAGACTGTGATGATATAGTTCATTCACCATAGTCACTGTTCTTAGAGTTATCCTGTGGTTTTGTTTAGTCTGCAGGCGTCTGGACTCATTACATTGATCTGTTCTGGTGTTTAGTGTGTAtgtatcatttaaataaatgcattcaataaaataaaaagtgcagCCACTAAGCCGGGACAGTGATCcgaggggaggagggagagatgggGCAGAGGGGAAAATAGATACAGGGGTGGGGGTGGATTTACTGGGgctcagacagacagcagaccGGCTGTCCCAAGCTGAGCTGATCCTTCACTCCCCGGCACCAAGCCGGAGTCCGCCACCTGCCTCTCTGAGAATAACGCAGTGGCATCAAAGGGCTCAGGGCGAGCTCAGCCAAAGCAAGGAGGCGAGACCAGACACCGACCGCCTTCCTGTGCCATCCAGCCCCCATCCAGCCCCCTCCAGCCCCGTCCTGCGGGAGCACCGGCTGCGCACAGGGCAGCGCGCTTGGCGACCCGGGTTTGTTGTCGTTACCAGCAGAGCAGCGCCGTGGTCGGTACAGCTCTCTTTAAACCGGGCTGCCCGCTCAGAGCAGCCACTTGCATGGATGCACCATGGCCACGTTTGTGTGCAGGGTTCAGTTTCTAGATGACACCGATC of the Mastacembelus armatus chromosome 11, fMasArm1.2, whole genome shotgun sequence genome contains:
- the LOC113126260 gene encoding neurofilament heavy polypeptide-like gives rise to the protein MGAGWHRKAVGVWSRLLALAELALSPLMPLRYSQRGRWRTPAWCRGVKDQLSLGQPAKPVKAQAKPVKAQAKPVKAQAKPVKAQAKPVKAQAKPVKTQAKPVKAQAKPVKAQAKPVKAQAKPVKTQAKPVKAQAKPVKAQAKPIKVQAKPVKTQAKLVKAQAKPVKTQAKLVKAQAKPVKTQAKLVKAQAKPVKAHPLSGRSF